From Trueperella pecoris, a single genomic window includes:
- a CDS encoding MFS transporter: protein MSRTFESFEVRNYRYYFAGALISNVGTWIHRIAQDWLVLTDLTQGSSAALGIVTALQFLAIPFLAPYAGGVVDRLDKRKVLLVTQVLLTLNAIATWLVVYTGVVELWHIYVLAFTQGIIIAFDNPARGAFVPEIVSQERLSNAVGLNSTSFNAARLVGPGAAGLMIAAFHNDVAPALFINTFSFVGMFVALLAMKTGELHPSPRATKKGATRGGFAYVKSKPEIVVLLVIVFMLGTFGLNFQIFNATMATAIFGKGSGEYGLLGTIMAVGTLAGALMAARRRRPRLRTILMSLLAFSLATIALAFTPNYVSYSVLLVPAGFFSLTVMTSANAAVQLASDPLFRGRVMAIYMAIFLGGTPMGAPIIGWMGEAFGPRSTLLLGGGLNLLTVVGILLYFRTKGLRLHLHVCNYLPRVHAEWTIQANEKMVGM, encoded by the coding sequence GTGTCGCGCACATTTGAATCGTTTGAAGTCAGGAATTATCGCTACTATTTTGCAGGCGCACTCATATCGAACGTCGGTACTTGGATTCACCGTATTGCCCAAGATTGGCTAGTTCTCACCGACCTTACCCAGGGTTCCTCGGCGGCCCTTGGCATTGTGACCGCGCTACAATTTCTTGCGATCCCCTTCCTCGCACCCTACGCCGGAGGCGTGGTCGATCGGCTAGATAAACGCAAAGTTCTCCTAGTTACCCAGGTCCTCCTCACCCTCAACGCAATCGCCACATGGTTGGTGGTCTACACCGGTGTCGTCGAACTATGGCACATCTATGTTCTCGCCTTTACCCAAGGCATCATCATCGCCTTCGATAATCCAGCTCGCGGCGCGTTCGTACCCGAAATCGTCTCCCAGGAACGTTTATCGAATGCGGTCGGCTTGAATTCGACGTCGTTCAATGCGGCCCGGCTCGTTGGTCCAGGTGCCGCGGGATTGATGATTGCGGCGTTCCATAACGACGTCGCGCCCGCGCTGTTTATCAACACGTTTTCTTTTGTCGGAATGTTTGTTGCGCTCCTTGCCATGAAAACTGGCGAACTACACCCCTCTCCACGAGCCACCAAGAAGGGCGCTACGCGTGGCGGTTTCGCATACGTCAAGTCCAAGCCCGAAATTGTTGTGCTGCTTGTGATTGTCTTTATGCTGGGCACATTTGGCCTGAACTTCCAGATTTTCAACGCCACGATGGCGACCGCCATTTTCGGCAAGGGCTCGGGCGAATACGGCTTGCTGGGCACGATCATGGCGGTGGGCACGCTGGCCGGTGCGCTGATGGCGGCACGACGCCGTCGTCCCCGGTTGCGCACCATCCTTATGTCACTTTTGGCCTTCTCGTTGGCGACCATCGCCTTGGCCTTCACACCGAATTACGTATCGTATTCTGTGCTTCTAGTACCTGCTGGATTCTTTTCGTTGACCGTGATGACGAGTGCGAACGCGGCCGTGCAACTTGCCTCTGATCCGCTTTTCCGGGGGCGCGTCATGGCGATTTACATGGCGATTTTCCTTGGCGGGACGCCGATGGGCGCGCCGATTATCGGCTGGATGGGAGAAGCGTTCGGCCCGCGCTCGACCCTCCTCCTCGGCGGGGGCCTGAACCTGCTCACGGTGGTGGGAATCTTGCTGTACTTCCGCACAAAGGGTCTGCGCTTGCATCTCCACGTGTGCAACTACCTGCCGCGTGTTCATGCCGAGTGGACGATCCAGGCCAACGAGAAGATGGTGGGCATGTAG
- a CDS encoding TatD family hydrolase codes for MNTLDTHFHYDFLPPQARGPFLEQIAGHGVGIIAQTLTPSGFLDLEEAEHARLAADASLTSATSVTSTTSVTAATPAAAPPLSVGYHPWYMTPDYGSELNVFADALSRTRFVGEIGLDFSPRRLEAVPAELQMDILRQLFTILQGSESGAPTVLSIHTVRSASQVLDLAASCGLDAAATIPVFHRFAGTSDELTRLIRAGGYISVSRQMLESKRGRAYVTQVPADRLLLETDLPSEPASADASAGPAADVAGALARGVAEALRSTIGELAQLRGIEEAELASQIDHNTIRVFGADTR; via the coding sequence ATGAACACCCTCGACACCCATTTTCACTACGACTTCCTACCTCCTCAGGCGCGCGGGCCGTTTCTCGAGCAGATCGCTGGTCACGGCGTCGGGATTATTGCCCAGACGCTAACTCCGTCCGGCTTCCTCGACCTCGAAGAAGCCGAGCATGCCCGCCTCGCTGCGGACGCATCGCTCACGTCGGCCACATCGGTCACGTCGACGACCTCGGTCACAGCGGCGACGCCGGCAGCCGCGCCGCCACTGTCCGTCGGATACCACCCTTGGTATATGACCCCGGACTACGGCAGCGAGCTGAACGTCTTTGCCGACGCGCTTTCGCGCACCCGGTTCGTGGGCGAAATCGGACTCGACTTTTCGCCCCGGCGTCTCGAGGCCGTCCCCGCCGAGCTTCAGATGGACATACTCCGCCAACTTTTCACCATCCTTCAAGGCTCGGAGTCGGGCGCGCCCACCGTGCTTTCCATCCACACGGTTCGCAGTGCCTCCCAGGTGCTCGACCTCGCTGCCTCCTGCGGGCTCGACGCCGCCGCCACGATTCCCGTCTTCCATCGCTTCGCCGGCACCAGCGACGAACTGACCCGCCTCATCCGCGCCGGCGGGTACATCTCGGTCAGCCGGCAGATGCTGGAGTCCAAGCGGGGGCGAGCATACGTCACCCAGGTTCCTGCCGATCGCCTCCTTCTCGAAACCGACCTGCCATCCGAGCCCGCGAGCGCCGACGCGAGCGCGGGTCCAGCGGCCGACGTCGCGGGCGCGCTCGCCCGCGGCGTCGCCGAGGCCCTCCGATCCACCATCGGCGAGTTGGCGCAGCTACGAGGGATCGAGGAGGCGGAGCTGGCCAGCCAGATTGACCACAACACGATCCGCGTCTTCGGCGCGGACACGCGTTAA
- a CDS encoding tRNA threonylcarbamoyladenosine dehydratase: protein MPERFARLELILGKEGLSKLTGATVMVVGLGGVGSSCAEALARGGVGTLILLDRDVVEESNINRQALAFVSTVGKVKAEVMANMVADINPDCVTHAQQVYINRDNLASVFAQFPRPDYVIDCIDVVASKIEIAQWCAENGVHLLASMGGGNKLDPSKLTFAKVNKTEYCPLAKAIRLVCMRRRIRGLEVLYSTEVPVAIADKGNGTKAETLGTMSYMPPIMGQMLAGKVLRRLAGLEKMPLAPRIGGPADANQPPTES from the coding sequence ATGCCCGAACGCTTCGCCCGCCTCGAACTCATCCTCGGCAAGGAGGGGCTGTCCAAACTCACCGGCGCAACAGTCATGGTCGTCGGGCTCGGAGGCGTCGGGTCGAGTTGCGCCGAGGCACTCGCCCGCGGCGGCGTGGGCACCCTCATTCTCCTGGACCGCGACGTCGTCGAGGAAAGTAACATCAACCGCCAGGCACTCGCCTTCGTCTCGACCGTCGGCAAGGTCAAGGCCGAAGTCATGGCCAACATGGTCGCGGACATCAACCCCGACTGCGTCACCCACGCCCAGCAGGTCTACATCAACCGCGACAACCTCGCATCCGTATTCGCCCAGTTCCCCCGCCCGGACTACGTCATCGACTGCATCGACGTCGTCGCCAGCAAGATCGAAATCGCGCAGTGGTGTGCAGAAAACGGCGTACACCTCCTGGCCTCTATGGGCGGAGGCAACAAACTCGACCCGTCGAAACTCACCTTCGCCAAAGTCAACAAGACGGAGTATTGCCCGCTCGCCAAAGCAATCCGGCTGGTGTGCATGCGGCGGCGAATCCGCGGCCTCGAGGTTCTCTATTCCACCGAAGTGCCCGTGGCCATCGCAGATAAAGGCAATGGCACCAAGGCCGAAACCCTCGGCACGATGAGCTACATGCCCCCGATCATGGGCCAGATGCTCGCCGGCAAGGTGCTTCGCCGCCTGGCCGGGCTTGAAAAGATGCCGCTCGCCCCGCGGATCGGCGGGCCCGCCGACGCCAACCAGCCGCCCACAGAGTCATGA
- a CDS encoding exo-alpha-sialidase, translating to MTRRARRWLIAAAASALVASGLTASPAFAQDEPLTTAPAAKERGANQPTVDISQTDMTERLALAQRKDGEIYYRIPAITATPKGDLIVAFDERPLSANDPGKHAVRGFNGEDWFTGMKARNIATWKNGEDSPNPNSIKQWRLKKGSTKWEDDGYVCKGNPVGDWSKINGCSDPSYVVDWETGKIFNFHVRSYEAGIQESQRGNDETSRKVIQVEVSTSTDDGHNWESKIITATVTPDKNVAWRFAASGQGIQIRNGEHAGRLVQQFTRTEKHGTAQQAFSLYSDNGGETWTAGQPIGTEMDENKVVERSDGSLLMSSRDRTGNNKVRWQAESFDGGQTWQNVKTVNDIVDGKTNGQPVRAFPNAKGDDPRAKVLLFANAQTLTGNNNRHKGTIWMSCDDGKTWPIHKVFNEDSTGYATITVQHDGRIGLVTEDGQGSTKELGIYYRSFGINWLGKTCATMTAPDVEVAKAPATVDITAKIDTLGADPAGHVVVEKLPAGWTAEKTPVTKDNAGAVTVKVNVPADANDGDYDLSLRYTGDKGAVAAAAFKVKVKDTSRIAREHITDVWANSFDQVQNRQIKDAFDGDESTFWHSQWKDKSPDIANNHHIVATLDHPYDLTKITYLAPQRQEQNGSFKKYEVLTASLPEGKKCQDVTEWKSAGTGTLAYNKSAYLPLAFDAAKAKDAQCVKIHVTGEQTASVNAAAAEIRLYGEQSGIPSTELEPAIVSDGKVELDKKTVEQGSTLTITGKDFAPKEAVKVTVHSDPVTVFEGKADDKGGLVKTWTVPADFAVGTHTVRIDGAYSAAEAKFEVKKAPEAEPAKPEPTKPGVSTGSVDGGTSTNSDQLEGKVIIPAIPLEPAITPKPKPTEEPKPTEKPKPTEKPKPTEEPVVEAPAPKSKLAHTGMSAETYAGAALMTLMAGAALVTLRRRQA from the coding sequence ATGACCCGACGTGCCCGTCGGTGGCTCATTGCCGCTGCGGCGTCAGCACTCGTCGCATCAGGGCTCACCGCGTCGCCCGCATTCGCACAGGACGAGCCACTCACCACGGCTCCGGCGGCGAAGGAACGCGGAGCTAACCAGCCCACTGTAGATATCAGCCAGACTGACATGACTGAACGCCTCGCACTTGCCCAGCGCAAGGACGGCGAGATCTACTATCGAATCCCAGCCATCACGGCCACGCCGAAGGGCGACCTCATCGTCGCTTTCGATGAGCGCCCACTGAGCGCCAACGACCCCGGTAAGCATGCAGTTCGCGGTTTTAACGGCGAAGACTGGTTTACCGGTATGAAGGCTCGCAACATCGCGACCTGGAAGAACGGCGAGGACTCGCCGAACCCGAACTCGATCAAGCAGTGGAGGCTCAAGAAGGGCAGCACTAAGTGGGAGGATGACGGCTACGTATGCAAGGGCAACCCCGTCGGCGATTGGTCGAAGATTAATGGTTGCTCCGATCCCTCCTACGTGGTCGACTGGGAAACCGGAAAGATCTTTAATTTCCACGTTCGCTCATACGAGGCCGGTATTCAGGAGTCTCAGCGCGGCAACGACGAAACGAGCCGCAAGGTGATCCAGGTTGAGGTTTCGACGTCCACCGACGACGGCCACAACTGGGAAAGTAAGATCATTACAGCAACGGTAACCCCAGATAAGAATGTAGCCTGGCGATTCGCCGCTTCCGGCCAGGGAATCCAGATCCGCAACGGCGAGCACGCCGGCCGCCTCGTGCAGCAATTCACGCGCACAGAGAAGCACGGGACTGCCCAGCAGGCTTTCTCCCTCTACTCGGACAATGGAGGCGAGACCTGGACCGCAGGTCAGCCCATCGGCACCGAGATGGACGAGAACAAGGTCGTGGAGCGCTCGGACGGGTCGCTGCTGATGAGCTCCCGCGACAGGACTGGCAACAATAAGGTTCGTTGGCAGGCTGAGTCCTTCGACGGTGGCCAGACGTGGCAGAACGTCAAGACGGTCAATGACATCGTCGATGGTAAGACCAACGGCCAGCCGGTCCGCGCGTTCCCGAACGCCAAGGGCGACGACCCGCGCGCGAAGGTCCTCCTTTTCGCCAACGCCCAGACCCTAACCGGAAACAACAACCGTCACAAGGGTACCATCTGGATGTCCTGCGACGACGGCAAGACCTGGCCGATCCACAAGGTGTTCAACGAGGATTCCACCGGATACGCCACCATCACCGTCCAGCACGACGGCCGCATCGGCCTCGTGACCGAAGACGGTCAAGGCTCGACCAAGGAACTCGGCATCTACTACCGCTCCTTCGGCATCAACTGGCTGGGCAAGACATGCGCCACGATGACCGCTCCTGATGTCGAGGTCGCCAAGGCCCCGGCCACGGTCGACATCACCGCAAAGATCGACACCCTGGGCGCGGACCCGGCGGGCCACGTCGTCGTCGAGAAGCTGCCTGCAGGCTGGACCGCGGAGAAGACCCCGGTGACGAAGGACAACGCAGGCGCAGTCACGGTCAAGGTTAACGTTCCGGCGGATGCGAACGACGGCGACTACGACCTCTCGCTTCGCTACACGGGCGACAAGGGCGCGGTTGCGGCCGCGGCGTTCAAGGTGAAGGTCAAGGACACCAGCCGCATCGCGCGCGAGCACATCACGGACGTGTGGGCGAACTCGTTCGATCAAGTTCAGAATAGGCAAATTAAGGATGCCTTTGATGGTGACGAATCGACGTTCTGGCATTCGCAGTGGAAGGACAAGTCGCCTGATATTGCGAATAACCACCACATCGTGGCGACCCTCGATCATCCGTACGACCTGACGAAGATCACCTACCTGGCGCCACAACGACAGGAGCAAAACGGCTCGTTCAAGAAGTACGAGGTGCTGACGGCGTCGTTGCCGGAGGGCAAGAAGTGCCAGGACGTGACCGAGTGGAAGTCGGCCGGCACGGGCACCCTCGCATACAACAAGTCCGCCTACCTGCCACTGGCCTTCGACGCCGCGAAGGCCAAGGACGCGCAGTGCGTGAAGATCCACGTGACCGGGGAGCAGACGGCAAGCGTCAACGCTGCGGCAGCGGAAATCCGCCTCTACGGCGAGCAGTCGGGCATACCGTCGACGGAGCTTGAGCCGGCGATTGTGTCTGATGGCAAGGTCGAGCTCGACAAGAAGACCGTTGAGCAGGGCTCCACGCTGACCATCACCGGTAAGGACTTCGCCCCGAAGGAGGCCGTCAAGGTGACGGTTCATTCCGATCCCGTGACCGTCTTCGAAGGCAAGGCCGACGACAAGGGCGGACTCGTCAAGACGTGGACCGTTCCTGCGGACTTCGCCGTTGGCACCCACACCGTTCGAATCGACGGCGCCTACTCGGCGGCTGAGGCAAAGTTCGAGGTCAAGAAGGCGCCCGAGGCTGAGCCCGCCAAGCCCGAGCCCACCAAGCCCGGTGTGAGCACCGGCTCGGTTGACGGTGGCACGTCGACGAACTCGGATCAGCTTGAGGGTAAAGTCATCATCCCGGCGATTCCGTTGGAGCCGGCAATCACGCCGAAGCCGAAGCCCACCGAAGAGCCGAAGCCCACCGAGAAGCCGAAGCCCACCGAGAAGCCGAAGCCCACCGAAGAGCCGGTTGTCGAGGCTCCGGCTCCGAAGTCAAAGCTCGCACACACGGGCATGTCCGCCGAGACCTATGCGGGTGCGGCGCTCATGACGCTGATGGCAGGCGCGGCGCTCGTCACGCTACGACGTCGTCAGGCGTAA
- a CDS encoding HD domain-containing protein — MIYPDFDAARSFLFEHLAASPASAGSRRYRFEHCLRVARIGRSVAEAEGLDAAGLELGCLLHDIGKYDAAVPVDHGRAGARMVREYFDSLDFRAAVADEIVQGIAMHVDGLANPRGDDQGTGHDAAGRAYLSFSGEPSILARSIGDCDNVDRFSTYRVADTLKYVRLMDKTTQEQRDFIAAYVEGLERQYEYTCATATAQALWLANLDYQRDFFTRLGAEIG; from the coding sequence TTGATTTACCCGGATTTTGATGCCGCCAGGAGCTTCCTTTTCGAGCACCTGGCGGCATCGCCCGCCTCCGCGGGTTCGCGCCGCTATCGCTTCGAGCATTGTTTGAGGGTGGCCCGGATCGGCAGGTCTGTGGCCGAGGCCGAGGGGCTCGACGCCGCCGGCTTGGAGCTTGGCTGCCTGTTGCACGACATCGGCAAGTATGACGCTGCTGTGCCCGTCGACCATGGGCGAGCCGGGGCGCGCATGGTTCGCGAATACTTCGATTCGCTGGACTTCCGCGCCGCCGTCGCGGACGAGATCGTCCAGGGGATCGCCATGCACGTTGACGGCTTGGCTAACCCCCGCGGCGATGACCAGGGCACCGGTCACGACGCCGCCGGGCGCGCCTATCTTTCCTTTTCGGGCGAGCCCAGCATTTTGGCCCGCTCGATCGGAGATTGCGACAACGTGGATCGTTTCAGCACCTACCGCGTCGCCGATACGTTGAAGTACGTGCGCTTGATGGACAAGACCACCCAGGAGCAACGCGACTTCATTGCCGCTTACGTGGAGGGCCTCGAGAGGCAGTACGAGTACACGTGCGCCACGGCCACGGCCCAGGCGTTGTGGCTGGCCAACCTTGACTACCAGCGGGATTTCTTTACGCGCTTGGGCGCCGAGATCGGATAG
- the thiD gene encoding bifunctional hydroxymethylpyrimidine kinase/phosphomethylpyrimidine kinase, whose protein sequence is MVTYAYTIAGSEATGGAGFQVDLKTFHELGCYGLGTLTCIVSFDPADNWNHKFVPIDADVIKDQMTAAMAHADLDTVKIGMLGTVATIEAVAEGLKSQEWKNIVLDPVLICKGQEPGMALDTDNALREKILPLATVATPNYFEACTLAGMDKLETLEDLAEAAMRISELGPKYVIVKGGMDFPGDEAVDVLWDGEQALAYAVPKIGDSRVSGAGCTFAAAITAELAKGCDIHKAVRIAKDLVTQGIDAQVTANTPFSTVWQGAFEPMQDADYTYAAEMDYSDDCCGEGEGCDGDGGCGGEGCDGCGCGN, encoded by the coding sequence ATGGTGACATACGCGTACACGATCGCAGGTTCGGAGGCGACCGGCGGGGCCGGCTTCCAGGTCGATCTGAAGACGTTCCACGAACTCGGCTGCTACGGACTCGGTACGCTGACCTGCATCGTCTCCTTCGACCCGGCGGATAACTGGAACCACAAATTCGTCCCGATCGACGCCGACGTCATTAAAGATCAGATGACCGCGGCCATGGCGCATGCCGACCTCGACACGGTCAAGATCGGCATGCTCGGAACCGTCGCCACGATTGAGGCCGTCGCCGAGGGGCTCAAGAGCCAGGAGTGGAAGAACATCGTCCTTGACCCTGTGCTGATCTGCAAGGGCCAGGAGCCCGGGATGGCGCTGGATACCGACAACGCGCTGCGGGAGAAGATCCTGCCGCTGGCCACCGTGGCCACCCCGAACTACTTTGAGGCCTGCACGTTGGCGGGCATGGACAAGCTTGAGACCCTCGAGGATCTGGCCGAGGCCGCGATGCGCATCTCGGAGCTCGGGCCGAAGTACGTGATCGTGAAGGGCGGCATGGACTTCCCGGGCGACGAGGCTGTTGACGTCCTGTGGGACGGCGAGCAGGCGCTTGCCTACGCCGTGCCGAAGATCGGCGATTCGCGCGTGTCCGGTGCGGGCTGTACCTTCGCCGCCGCGATCACTGCCGAGTTGGCCAAGGGCTGCGATATTCACAAGGCAGTCCGCATCGCCAAAGACCTCGTCACCCAGGGTATCGACGCCCAGGTCACGGCCAACACCCCGTTCTCTACCGTGTGGCAGGGCGCGTTCGAGCCCATGCAGGACGCCGACTACACCTACGCAGCCGAAATGGACTACTCCGACGACTGCTGTGGCGAAGGCGAAGGCTGCGACGGCGACGGCGGTTGCGGCGGCGAAGGCTGTGACGGCTGCGGTTGCGGAAACTAG
- a CDS encoding aldo/keto reductase: MRKIELTTGSIDQLGFGTYKITNEDAPEAVTCALNVGYRHIDTAQMYGNELGVGNALAATNIPREDIFLTTKLNTPNHRPDDVRRTFAQSLVDLQTDYVDLFLIHWPMPMYYGGDFITTYRVMEEFVASGQARAIGVSNFEIHHLEKLLSGVSIKPAVNQVEIHPYFTNTELASYCAEHGIAVEAWSPLGRGRVLNDAVIGAIADEIQATPAQVILAWHLAKGHIAIPKSTHVERQRENFGAVDVELSEAQIAAIDSLDKGEPGRTGKHPDVFDRL; this comes from the coding sequence ATGCGAAAGATCGAACTGACCACAGGCTCCATTGACCAACTCGGCTTCGGAACGTACAAGATCACGAACGAGGACGCACCCGAGGCGGTAACCTGCGCGCTCAACGTCGGCTATCGCCACATCGACACGGCACAAATGTACGGCAACGAGCTCGGCGTGGGTAACGCGCTGGCGGCCACGAACATCCCGCGCGAGGACATCTTCCTCACCACCAAACTCAACACGCCCAATCATCGTCCCGACGACGTCCGGCGCACCTTCGCACAGTCGCTCGTGGACCTGCAGACCGACTACGTGGACCTCTTCCTCATTCACTGGCCAATGCCCATGTACTACGGCGGCGACTTCATCACCACCTACCGCGTCATGGAGGAGTTCGTCGCCTCCGGGCAGGCACGCGCGATCGGCGTATCGAACTTCGAAATCCACCACCTCGAGAAGCTGCTGTCAGGGGTGTCGATTAAACCGGCCGTCAACCAGGTGGAGATTCACCCCTACTTCACCAACACCGAACTGGCCTCCTACTGCGCCGAGCACGGTATCGCGGTGGAGGCGTGGTCCCCGCTGGGTCGCGGGCGCGTGTTGAACGACGCCGTCATCGGCGCTATCGCAGATGAGATTCAGGCGACGCCGGCGCAGGTCATCCTCGCGTGGCATCTGGCCAAGGGCCACATCGCGATCCCGAAGTCCACGCATGTGGAGCGGCAACGCGAGAATTTCGGAGCTGTCGATGTGGAGCTCAGCGAGGCGCAGATCGCCGCCATCGACTCCCTCGACAAGGGCGAGCCCGGCCGGACCGGCAAGCACCCGGACGTCTTCGACCGCCTCTAA
- a CDS encoding alpha/beta fold hydrolase, translated as MRTQTFTIPWEHPTMLLEHRLEVPLVHPTLGYRAPAPLGQGATIEIFAREYVRVGNEDKPRMVYFQGGPGFAGTRQETDSGWVARVLEDYRLVMLDERGTGQSAALDATVLSELGTPAEQADYLACFRQDSIVADAEALRRSLQGEQPWAALGQSFGGFCVTTYLSQAPQGLSSAMITAGLPSTWRPADDVYRLTYARTEARNAEFFARYPADEETCWKIVEHLAQADADGHGERLPTGEVLTARRFRMLGIGLGRSYGFEPLHYLLENPFVEGKDGIRLSSRFLNAVGCELSYGPNPLYWALHESIYQQPSLAPNWAAHRIRAEFAQFRQPDPSLGAQAERELRAEGHGFRFTGEHVFPWQGVEDPALAAMVPAVNLLAAREDLPPLHNREVLAANRVPAVAWVYRPDMFVPFDICMETAADIRGMKTLISEDWHHDALRTHGATVVEALFEALA; from the coding sequence ATGCGTACACAAACATTCACAATCCCGTGGGAGCACCCCACCATGTTGCTTGAGCACCGCCTTGAGGTGCCCCTCGTCCACCCGACGCTCGGCTATCGCGCACCGGCTCCGCTTGGCCAGGGGGCCACAATTGAGATCTTCGCGCGCGAATATGTGAGGGTCGGCAACGAGGATAAGCCTCGCATGGTCTACTTCCAGGGCGGGCCCGGTTTCGCCGGCACTCGCCAAGAGACCGATTCGGGCTGGGTGGCCCGCGTGTTGGAGGACTATCGGCTCGTGATGCTGGACGAGCGCGGCACCGGGCAGTCTGCCGCGCTCGACGCCACCGTTCTCAGCGAGCTGGGCACGCCCGCGGAACAGGCCGACTATTTGGCGTGTTTCCGCCAGGATTCCATCGTCGCCGACGCCGAAGCATTGCGTCGCTCCCTGCAGGGCGAGCAGCCGTGGGCCGCGCTCGGCCAGTCCTTTGGCGGATTTTGCGTCACCACCTACCTGTCCCAGGCGCCGCAGGGCCTGAGCTCGGCCATGATCACCGCCGGCCTGCCCTCGACGTGGCGCCCAGCCGACGACGTCTACCGCCTCACCTACGCCCGCACCGAGGCGCGTAACGCCGAGTTTTTTGCCCGGTATCCGGCTGATGAGGAGACCTGCTGGAAGATCGTCGAGCACCTGGCACAAGCCGACGCCGACGGCCACGGCGAGCGTCTCCCGACGGGCGAGGTGCTCACGGCTCGCCGTTTCCGGATGCTCGGCATTGGGCTGGGCCGCTCCTACGGTTTTGAGCCGTTGCACTACCTGCTCGAGAATCCCTTCGTGGAGGGCAAGGACGGCATCCGGCTGAGTTCGCGCTTCCTAAACGCGGTGGGCTGCGAACTTTCGTACGGGCCGAACCCACTGTATTGGGCCCTCCACGAGTCCATCTATCAGCAGCCGAGCCTCGCACCCAACTGGGCCGCACACCGCATCCGCGCCGAATTTGCGCAGTTCCGCCAGCCCGATCCGAGCCTGGGCGCGCAGGCCGAGCGTGAACTGCGGGCGGAAGGGCACGGTTTCCGCTTCACCGGCGAACACGTCTTCCCCTGGCAGGGGGTGGAAGATCCCGCGCTCGCCGCTATGGTTCCGGCAGTCAACCTGCTGGCCGCCCGGGAAGACCTCCCGCCGCTGCACAACCGCGAGGTCCTTGCGGCTAACCGCGTCCCCGCGGTGGCGTGGGTCTACCGCCCTGACATGTTCGTGCCCTTCGACATCTGTATGGAAACCGCTGCCGACATCCGTGGGATGAAAACCCTCATCTCCGAGGACTGGCACCACGACGCCCTGCGCACGCATGGCGCCACCGTCGTCGAGGCGCTCTTTGAGGCACTGGCCTAG
- a CDS encoding 1-acyl-sn-glycerol-3-phosphate acyltransferase, with the protein MGFKRLFSKTYQRFSKWTFEGPELPEKSIVIGAYHTSNWDGWLMLMAMWDRGVPFKFLVKDSLTKGVVAPVIRAVGGIGVNRKHPNGMVAGIVERLAQVDRFSLVIAPEGTRKKKDYWKSGFYHIARGADLPVTLGFIDSKRMVYGWGESITLTGDVRADMDKIRAFYEPTAGLRPDQGTYPRLRIEEESPQG; encoded by the coding sequence ATGGGATTCAAAAGGCTGTTTTCCAAGACCTATCAGCGCTTTTCGAAGTGGACCTTCGAGGGCCCGGAGCTGCCGGAGAAGAGCATCGTCATCGGCGCCTACCACACGTCGAATTGGGACGGCTGGCTCATGCTCATGGCCATGTGGGATCGGGGCGTGCCTTTCAAATTCCTCGTCAAGGATTCACTGACGAAAGGCGTGGTGGCACCGGTGATTCGGGCTGTTGGAGGCATTGGCGTTAACCGCAAGCACCCCAACGGGATGGTCGCCGGGATTGTGGAAAGGCTCGCGCAGGTGGATCGTTTTTCGCTGGTCATCGCGCCGGAGGGGACCCGGAAGAAGAAGGACTACTGGAAGTCGGGCTTCTACCACATCGCGCGCGGCGCGGACCTACCCGTCACGCTTGGTTTCATTGACTCTAAGCGCATGGTCTACGGCTGGGGTGAATCCATCACCTTGACGGGGGACGTGCGCGCTGACATGGACAAGATCCGCGCGTTCTACGAGCCCACGGCGGGCCTGCGCCCCGACCAGGGAACCTACCCGCGCCTGCGGATCGAAGAAGAAAGCCCCCAGGGCTAA